The Flavobacterium jumunjinense genome includes a region encoding these proteins:
- the hisIE gene encoding bifunctional phosphoribosyl-AMP cyclohydrolase/phosphoribosyl-ATP diphosphatase HisIE — MKQEQMKIDFTKNENGLIPAIIQDNQTKNVLMLGYMNQEAIDKTLEINKVTFFSRSKNRLWTKGEESGNFLELVSIKNDCDNDTLLLQVKPVGPTCHTGSDTCWQEVNKQDFGFISKLENTIKERKENADSETSYVASLFAKGMNKIAQKVGEEAVEVVIEAKDTNDYLFLSESADLLFHYLILLQAKGYQLNDVVNVLKSREK; from the coding sequence ATTAAACAAGAACAAATGAAAATAGACTTTACAAAAAACGAAAACGGATTAATTCCAGCCATTATACAAGACAATCAAACCAAAAATGTATTAATGCTTGGCTATATGAATCAAGAAGCGATTGATAAAACTTTAGAAATTAATAAAGTAACATTTTTCAGTCGATCTAAGAATCGATTATGGACAAAAGGAGAAGAAAGTGGTAATTTTTTAGAATTAGTCTCCATTAAAAATGATTGCGATAATGATACTCTTTTATTACAAGTAAAACCTGTTGGACCAACATGTCACACGGGTTCCGATACTTGTTGGCAAGAAGTAAATAAACAAGATTTCGGATTCATTTCAAAACTAGAAAACACAATAAAAGAACGCAAAGAAAATGCAGATTCTGAGACAAGTTATGTAGCCAGTTTGTTTGCTAAAGGAATGAATAAAATAGCTCAAAAAGTAGGAGAAGAAGCTGTAGAAGTTGTTATAGAGGCTAAAGATACTAATGATTATTTATTTTTGTCTGAAAGTGCCGACTTATTGTTCCATTATTTGATTTTATTACAAGCAAAAGGCTATCAATTGAATGATGTAGTAAATGTTTTAAAAAGTAGGGAGAAATAA
- the hisC gene encoding histidinol-phosphate transaminase has protein sequence MNLDNLIRENVKKMSPYSSARDEFKELTGDMIFLDANENPYNTGLNRYPDPHQRDLKLVLSKMKNIATNNILVGNGSDEVLDLLFRAFCEPNIDNVITLPPTYGMYGVLANLNAIENKKIILNDDFQPNVSSILNRANENTKIIFLCSPNNPTGNSFSSESILEILTNFSGLVVIDEAYIDFSEKESWLKRLEEFPNLVIVQTLSKAYGMAGLRLGLLYASKKIISILEKIKPPYNVNVVSQNLAIEKLETNEYTKDIEYLKIEREKVMTALVCCKVVTEIFPSETNFILFRVDNAAFQYKQFLENGIVVRNRSNDSLCRSCLRITIGTKEENEKVIELLKNLKNV, from the coding sequence ATGAATTTAGATAATTTAATACGCGAAAATGTTAAGAAAATGAGTCCTTATTCTTCGGCTAGAGATGAATTTAAAGAACTTACTGGTGACATGATTTTTTTAGACGCTAACGAAAATCCTTATAATACAGGTTTAAATCGTTATCCAGATCCACATCAAAGAGATTTGAAATTGGTTCTATCTAAAATGAAAAACATAGCAACAAATAATATCTTAGTAGGAAACGGTAGTGATGAAGTTTTAGATTTATTGTTTAGAGCTTTCTGCGAACCTAATATCGATAATGTAATTACTTTACCACCAACCTATGGAATGTATGGTGTTTTAGCCAATTTGAATGCTATCGAAAATAAAAAAATAATTTTAAACGATGATTTTCAGCCTAATGTTAGTTCGATTTTAAATAGAGCGAATGAAAATACCAAAATAATTTTTCTTTGTTCACCCAATAATCCAACTGGAAATTCATTTTCAAGTGAGAGTATTTTAGAAATTCTCACTAACTTTAGTGGATTAGTTGTTATTGATGAAGCCTATATTGATTTCTCAGAAAAAGAAAGTTGGTTAAAAAGATTGGAAGAATTTCCTAATTTAGTTATTGTGCAAACACTATCTAAAGCTTATGGAATGGCAGGATTACGATTAGGATTATTATATGCGTCTAAGAAAATTATAAGCATCTTAGAAAAAATAAAACCACCTTATAATGTCAATGTTGTTTCTCAAAATTTAGCAATAGAAAAATTAGAAACTAATGAATATACAAAAGACATTGAGTACTTGAAAATTGAAAGAGAAAAAGTAATGACTGCTTTAGTTTGTTGTAAAGTTGTAACAGAAATTTTCCCTTCTGAAACTAATTTTATTCTTTTTAGAGTAGACAATGCAGCTTTTCAATACAAACAATTTCTAGAGAATGGAATAGTAGTTAGAAATCGTTCTAATGATTCTTTATGTAGAAGTTGTTTAAGAATTACAATTGGAACAAAAGAAGAAAACGAAAAAGTAATTGAATTGCTTAAAAATTTAAAAAATGTCTAA
- a CDS encoding GldL-related protein — MKIEKIICLTFILSLIFKLLHWPGGSVLMILSVLFLVLLYFPLGFYIFNEDKKRLKENIGISFIFGWFLSVSLVGILFKLMFWPGSKSMLIIGFVSSLILFIVALLLKNKRNETDKFYFKNLLIRTGTIFVITLLLLLVSNRSLIRFQYHDDPKYAELMIEKNENPNSIEIDKKIDDYLIEKNQDK, encoded by the coding sequence ATGAAAATTGAAAAAATTATTTGCTTAACCTTTATACTATCTCTAATTTTTAAATTATTACATTGGCCAGGAGGAAGTGTTTTAATGATTCTATCCGTATTATTTTTAGTATTATTATATTTCCCATTGGGGTTTTACATTTTTAATGAAGACAAAAAAAGGCTTAAGGAGAATATAGGAATATCATTCATTTTTGGTTGGTTTTTATCCGTTTCCTTAGTTGGAATTCTATTTAAACTAATGTTTTGGCCTGGCTCAAAATCTATGCTAATAATTGGGTTTGTATCTAGTTTAATATTATTTATTGTAGCTTTATTACTTAAGAATAAAAGAAATGAAACGGATAAATTCTATTTTAAAAATTTACTAATCAGAACAGGAACAATTTTTGTCATTACTTTACTTTTATTGCTTGTCTCTAATCGAAGTTTAATACGTTTTCAATATCACGATGATCCGAAATATGCAGAATTAATGATTGAGAAAAATGAAAATCCTAATTCTATTGAAATTGATAAGAAAATAGATGATTATCTAATTGAGAAAAATCAAGATAAATAA
- the hisG gene encoding ATP phosphoribosyltransferase: MSSILKIAIQKSGRLYEESIQLLKDSGISIYNGNDQLKVTASNFPLEVYFLRNSDIPQYLIDGVVDVAILGDNLLYEKGKNITVAERLGFSKCKVSVAVPKTFNFTSLQDLNGLRIATSYPNTVNNYFGSKGIEVDIHQISGSVEIAPNIGLSDAIVDIVSSGSTLFKNGLKEVEVILKSEAVLGVSPEISEEAKTLLNKLQFRMQAVLRSRKSKYILMNVPNDKIDEISAILPVLKSPTVMPLSEEGWSSVHSVIEEDTFWEVIDQLKEAGAEGILVCPIEKMVL; encoded by the coding sequence ATGAGTAGTATCTTAAAAATTGCAATTCAAAAATCAGGAAGACTTTACGAAGAAAGTATCCAACTATTAAAAGATTCAGGTATTTCTATTTACAATGGAAATGACCAATTAAAAGTAACAGCTTCTAATTTTCCTCTAGAAGTTTATTTCCTTAGAAATTCAGATATTCCACAGTATCTTATTGATGGAGTAGTAGATGTTGCTATTTTAGGTGATAATTTACTTTACGAAAAAGGTAAAAATATTACTGTTGCTGAGCGTTTGGGTTTTTCAAAATGTAAAGTTTCTGTAGCTGTTCCAAAAACATTTAATTTTACATCACTTCAAGATTTAAACGGATTAAGAATTGCAACTTCCTATCCTAACACTGTTAATAACTACTTTGGTTCGAAGGGAATTGAAGTCGATATTCACCAAATTTCTGGCTCAGTAGAAATTGCTCCAAACATCGGACTTTCAGATGCTATTGTGGATATTGTTTCTAGTGGAAGTACTTTATTTAAAAATGGATTAAAAGAAGTAGAAGTAATTCTAAAAAGTGAAGCAGTACTTGGAGTTTCACCAGAAATTTCAGAAGAAGCAAAAACTTTATTAAACAAACTTCAGTTTAGAATGCAAGCAGTTTTGCGTTCTAGAAAATCAAAATATATCTTAATGAATGTACCAAACGATAAGATTGATGAGATTAGTGCCATTTTACCTGTATTAAAAAGTCCAACAGTTATGCCTTTAAGTGAAGAAGGATGGAGTAGTGTTCATTCTGTAATTGAAGAAGATACTTTTTGGGAGGTCATCGATCAATTAAAAGAAGCTGGAGCAGAAGGAATTCTGGTTTGCCCAATTGAAAAAATGGTTTTATAG
- the hisA gene encoding 1-(5-phosphoribosyl)-5-[(5-phosphoribosylamino)methylideneamino]imidazole-4-carboxamide isomerase has translation MRIIPAIDIIDGKCVRLSKGDYDTKKIYNENPLEVAKSFEAHGIQYLHLVDLDGAKSSKIINHKILEQIATKTSLKIDFGGGLKSNDDLRIAFECGANQITGGSIAVKNPELFKNWITQFGTEKIILGADANNRKIAISGWLEESKEEVIPFIQNYQNEGISYVICTDIAKDGMLEGPSFELYQDILNQCPNVKLIASGGISTFDELPKLAELGCEGTIIGKAIYEGRITLKQLEEYILNK, from the coding sequence ATGAGAATAATACCCGCAATAGACATCATCGATGGTAAATGTGTCCGTTTATCTAAAGGTGATTACGATACAAAGAAAATATACAATGAAAATCCGCTTGAAGTAGCAAAATCCTTTGAAGCACATGGTATTCAATACCTACATTTAGTAGACTTAGACGGAGCAAAATCGAGTAAAATAATAAACCATAAAATTTTAGAACAAATTGCTACAAAAACTAGTTTAAAAATTGATTTTGGTGGTGGTTTAAAGTCCAACGATGATTTAAGAATCGCTTTTGAATGTGGTGCAAATCAAATAACTGGAGGAAGTATTGCCGTAAAAAATCCTGAATTATTTAAAAATTGGATTACTCAATTTGGAACAGAAAAAATCATACTTGGAGCAGATGCAAACAATAGAAAAATAGCTATTTCAGGTTGGTTAGAAGAGAGTAAAGAAGAAGTGATTCCATTCATACAAAACTATCAAAATGAAGGGATATCGTATGTTATTTGTACCGATATTGCTAAAGACGGTATGCTTGAAGGGCCGAGTTTTGAATTATATCAAGATATTTTAAATCAATGTCCCAATGTAAAACTAATCGCTTCAGGTGGCATTTCTACTTTTGATGAATTACCTAAATTAGCCGAATTAGGCTGTGAAGGAACCATTATCGGAAAAGCCATTTATGAAGGTAGAATTACATTAAAACAATTAGAAGAATATATTTTAAATAAATAG
- a CDS encoding DUF2461 domain-containing protein — protein sequence MITQKTFDFLNQLKENNDRDWFAENKKQFDKLQKEAKNFFNKIGEDLAKVDGIEKVQIFRIYRDVRFSKNKLPYKINFSAGFVRNKPTLRGGYYLHIENNASFVGGGFWEPNSEDLLRIRKELELDASDMRAIIQESNFKKFFGSLQGDELKTSPRDFDKNHPDIDLIRKKQYLVTRSFTNKEVLSSNFNEEILKTFDAMRPFFNYMTDVLTTDLNGESII from the coding sequence ATGATTACACAAAAAACTTTTGATTTTCTTAATCAACTAAAAGAGAATAATGATAGAGATTGGTTTGCAGAAAATAAAAAACAGTTTGATAAATTACAGAAAGAGGCTAAAAACTTTTTTAATAAGATAGGAGAGGACTTAGCTAAAGTTGATGGTATTGAAAAAGTTCAAATTTTCAGAATTTATAGAGATGTTCGTTTCTCTAAAAATAAATTACCTTATAAAATAAACTTTAGTGCTGGTTTTGTTAGAAATAAGCCTACTTTAAGAGGTGGTTATTATCTTCATATAGAAAATAATGCAAGTTTTGTTGGCGGTGGTTTTTGGGAGCCAAATTCAGAAGATTTATTACGCATTAGAAAGGAACTTGAGCTTGATGCATCAGATATGAGAGCAATAATTCAAGAGAGTAATTTTAAAAAATTCTTTGGTTCACTTCAAGGAGATGAACTAAAGACTTCACCTAGAGATTTTGATAAAAATCATCCAGATATTGATCTTATACGTAAAAAACAGTATTTAGTAACACGAAGTTTTACAAATAAAGAAGTTTTATCTTCCAATTTTAATGAAGAAATATTAAAAACTTTTGATGCAATGCGACCGTTCTTCAATTATATGACAGACGTATTAACAACAGATTTAAATGGAGAAAGTATTATTTAA
- the hisF gene encoding imidazole glycerol phosphate synthase subunit HisF encodes MLTKRIIPCLDIKNGRTVKGVNFIDLKDAGDPVELAKKYSETGADELVFLDISATEERRKTLVELVRKVAQTINIPFTVGGGISSVEDVAILLKNGADKVSINSSAVQNPDLINQLSSKFGSQCIVVAIDAKLIDGNWMVHLVGGKVATQLNLFEWAKEVAQRGAGEILFTSMDNDGTKNGFANEALAQLSKLVNIPIIASGGAGNKQHFADAFINGKADAALAASVFHFQEIKIPDLKTYLVEKGISIRI; translated from the coding sequence ATGCTTACAAAACGAATAATACCTTGTTTAGATATAAAAAACGGACGCACCGTTAAAGGTGTCAATTTTATTGATTTAAAAGATGCTGGTGACCCTGTAGAGTTGGCAAAAAAATATTCTGAAACAGGAGCAGACGAGCTTGTTTTCTTAGATATTTCAGCCACAGAAGAACGTAGAAAAACTTTAGTCGAATTAGTTCGAAAAGTAGCACAAACCATCAATATTCCGTTTACAGTTGGTGGCGGAATTTCTTCTGTAGAAGATGTCGCTATTTTATTAAAAAATGGAGCTGATAAAGTTTCAATCAATTCATCGGCAGTTCAAAATCCAGATTTAATTAATCAGCTGAGTTCAAAATTTGGTAGTCAATGCATTGTAGTGGCAATTGATGCCAAACTAATTGATGGTAATTGGATGGTTCACTTAGTTGGAGGAAAAGTTGCAACTCAATTAAATTTATTTGAATGGGCAAAAGAAGTAGCGCAACGTGGTGCTGGAGAAATTTTATTTACTTCAATGGATAATGACGGTACAAAAAACGGATTTGCTAATGAAGCGTTAGCTCAATTATCAAAATTAGTTAATATTCCAATTATTGCTTCTGGCGGAGCAGGGAATAAACAACATTTTGCAGATGCATTTATAAACGGAAAAGCAGATGCAGCACTTGCAGCTAGTGTTTTTCACTTTCAAGAAATTAAAATACCAGATTTAAAGACTTATTTAGTTGAAAAGGGAATTTCAATTAGAATTTAA
- a CDS encoding T9SS type A sorting domain-containing protein has translation MKKTLLFALTIIAFSLNAQTTFTYTGIGNWTDQANWSPSYPGTTLGATDEIIITVGSEVKVSEYTINGKLINRGKLINSFLVVINGELSNEGEIESNSTFTNNGTVTNTGTFLSRSFFRNYSLFSNQNIFNSYSFFNNYATFNNEANFTSISFATNEGTLNNTGIFTIYSNFFNNAILYNDGTIINSSILSGNNTSHSNNFNLTANLSPAVSHNLKIGTYVFDADLFFENNAKLNIDINSTENDLVTVSDAATLNGQLNVTLLDGFDPIIGSEFTVLTASNITDTFTTLNFPDLGYDKEFVVIYNATSVVLKVVDSSTLGAEEFLTENLKLTIYPNPAIDNIIVKGITQSEKVTIYSILGIQVKQTTINQTNNSIDISNLNKGTYILSIGNKHQKFIKH, from the coding sequence ATGAAAAAAACATTACTTTTTGCATTAACAATTATTGCATTCTCCTTAAATGCACAAACCACATTCACTTATACAGGAATAGGTAATTGGACAGATCAAGCTAATTGGAGCCCTAGTTACCCTGGAACAACTTTAGGAGCAACAGATGAGATCATTATTACTGTTGGTTCAGAGGTAAAGGTCTCTGAATATACTATAAATGGAAAGTTAATCAATAGAGGTAAATTAATCAATAGTTTTTTAGTAGTAATTAATGGAGAACTTAGTAATGAAGGAGAAATCGAGAGTAATTCTACATTTACAAATAATGGAACAGTCACTAATACAGGTACATTTTTAAGTAGATCTTTTTTTAGAAATTATAGTCTTTTTTCAAATCAAAATATATTTAATAGTTACTCTTTTTTTAATAATTATGCGACATTTAATAATGAAGCAAATTTTACAAGTATTTCTTTTGCAACAAATGAAGGAACACTAAATAATACAGGTATTTTTACAATATATTCTAACTTTTTTAATAATGCAATTCTATATAATGATGGAACTATTATAAATAGCTCGATTCTTTCAGGAAATAATACGTCACATAGCAATAATTTTAATTTAACGGCTAATTTAAGTCCAGCTGTGAGTCATAATTTAAAAATAGGTACTTACGTTTTTGATGCTGATTTATTTTTTGAAAATAACGCAAAATTAAATATTGATATAAATAGTACCGAAAATGATTTAGTAACTGTTTCTGATGCAGCAACATTGAATGGTCAATTAAATGTAACGCTTTTGGATGGCTTTGATCCAATAATTGGTTCAGAATTTACTGTTTTAACAGCAAGTAATATTACTGATACGTTTACTACTTTAAATTTTCCTGATTTAGGATATGATAAAGAGTTTGTGGTTATTTATAATGCTACTTCAGTTGTGCTGAAAGTTGTTGACAGTAGTACTTTAGGAGCGGAAGAATTTTTAACGGAAAATTTAAAATTAACAATCTATCCAAATCCAGCAATAGATAATATAATCGTTAAAGGTATAACACAATCAGAAAAAGTAACTATTTATTCAATTTTAGGAATTCAAGTAAAACAAACTACTATTAATCAAACAAATAATAGTATCGATATTAGTAATTTGAATAAAGGAACCTATATTTTATCAATAGGAAACAAACATCAAAAATTCATAAAACACTAA
- a CDS encoding VIT1/CCC1 transporter family protein: MENELDNYLDNHFIHKSNWLRAAVLGANDGILSTSSLAIGIAAASDLREPIILATLAGLVAGALSMAAGEYVSVSSQTDVEKADIEREKIELVEMPEMELQRLTEIYEQRGLKKETALQVAKELTAHDALGAHVRDELGINEISQANPLQAALASGAAFTVGGALPFLVTLFLPIKTMEFWLYGSAILFLAILGALAAKTGGSSIFKAILRVTFWGTIAMVLTALVGHFFGVQLA; this comes from the coding sequence ATGGAAAACGAATTAGATAACTATTTAGATAATCATTTTATCCACAAAAGCAATTGGTTGAGAGCTGCTGTTTTAGGTGCAAATGATGGAATATTATCTACTTCTAGTTTAGCAATTGGTATTGCAGCAGCTAGCGATTTGAGAGAACCAATAATTTTAGCAACACTAGCAGGATTAGTAGCAGGAGCTTTATCTATGGCCGCTGGTGAATATGTTTCGGTGAGTTCACAAACAGACGTAGAAAAAGCAGATATTGAAAGAGAAAAAATTGAATTAGTTGAAATGCCAGAAATGGAGTTACAACGTTTAACTGAAATATACGAACAAAGAGGCTTGAAAAAAGAAACGGCGTTGCAAGTTGCCAAAGAATTAACAGCTCATGATGCTTTAGGAGCTCATGTCAGAGACGAATTAGGAATCAACGAAATAAGTCAAGCTAATCCCTTACAAGCTGCTTTAGCTTCGGGTGCTGCGTTTACCGTTGGTGGAGCATTACCTTTTTTAGTAACTTTATTTTTACCAATTAAAACTATGGAATTTTGGCTCTATGGTTCAGCAATTTTATTTTTAGCAATTTTAGGTGCATTGGCTGCAAAAACAGGTGGTTCAAGTATTTTTAAAGCAATTTTAAGAGTCACTTTTTGGGGAACAATTGCAATGGTTTTAACTGCTCTAGTAGGACACTTTTTCGGAGTTCAATTAGCTTAA
- the hisB gene encoding bifunctional histidinol-phosphatase/imidazoleglycerol-phosphate dehydratase HisB — translation MSKKVLFIDRDGTMIKETVDEQIDAFEKMIFYPKCIPYLSKIAKELDFELVMITNQDGLGTAVFPEETFWPVHNFIMKTYENEGVIFDNVFLDRTFPHENANTRKPGTGLLTHYFSEEYDLANSFVIGDRLTDVELAKNLGSKAIFINDNTNLGTSEISVKREELDSVIVLESNDWQKIYEYLKLEERTASIIRKTNETDIAITLNLDGTGKSNISTGLAFFDHMLDQIARHGQMDLDIQMKGDLEVDEHHTIEDTAIALGEVFAKALGNKLGIERYGFCLPMDDCLAQVAIDFGGRNWMVWEAEFKREKIGEMPTEMFFHFFKSFTDGAKANLNVKAEGTNEHHKIEAIFKAFAKAIKVAVKRDTEKMILPSTKGML, via the coding sequence ATGTCTAAAAAAGTATTATTTATCGATAGAGATGGAACTATGATTAAAGAAACCGTTGATGAACAAATTGACGCGTTTGAAAAAATGATATTCTACCCAAAATGCATTCCTTATTTAAGTAAAATTGCTAAAGAATTAGATTTTGAATTAGTAATGATTACCAATCAAGATGGTCTTGGAACTGCTGTTTTTCCAGAAGAAACATTTTGGCCTGTTCATAATTTTATCATGAAAACCTATGAAAATGAAGGTGTTATTTTTGATAATGTGTTTTTAGACAGAACTTTTCCACATGAAAATGCAAACACGAGAAAACCAGGAACAGGATTATTAACACACTATTTCTCTGAAGAATATGATTTAGCAAATTCATTTGTAATTGGTGACCGATTAACGGATGTAGAATTAGCAAAAAACTTAGGCTCAAAAGCTATTTTTATTAATGATAATACAAATCTAGGAACAAGTGAAATTTCAGTTAAAAGAGAAGAATTAGATTCGGTTATAGTCTTAGAAAGTAATGATTGGCAAAAAATTTACGAATATTTAAAGTTAGAAGAAAGAACTGCTTCAATTATTCGTAAAACGAATGAAACTGATATTGCAATTACACTAAATCTTGATGGAACTGGAAAAAGTAATATTAGCACAGGTCTAGCCTTTTTTGATCATATGTTAGATCAAATTGCACGTCATGGTCAAATGGATTTGGATATTCAAATGAAAGGTGATTTAGAAGTTGATGAACACCATACTATTGAAGACACTGCAATTGCATTGGGTGAAGTTTTTGCTAAAGCTCTGGGTAATAAATTAGGAATTGAGCGCTATGGTTTTTGCTTACCAATGGACGATTGTTTAGCGCAAGTAGCTATTGATTTTGGAGGAAGAAATTGGATGGTTTGGGAAGCTGAATTTAAACGTGAAAAAATAGGAGAGATGCCTACCGAAATGTTTTTCCACTTTTTTAAATCTTTTACCGATGGTGCTAAAGCCAATTTAAATGTAAAAGCAGAAGGAACAAACGAACACCACAAAATTGAAGCTATTTTCAAAGCTTTTGCAAAAGCAATTAAAGTAGCAGTAAAACGTGATACAGAGAAGATGATTTTACCTTCAACAAAAGGAATGCTTTAA
- the hisD gene encoding histidinol dehydrogenase: MNKIYNPQPENWSEILKRPTQSFNDIEETVKGIFKEIQQKGDQAVIKYTSLFDGITLDNFTVTNEEIQTATTLVSDELKEAIAIAKDNIFKFHNAQQTSKIEIETTEGVQCWQEKRPISKVGLYIPGGSAPLFSTVLMLAIPAKIAGCNDIILCTPPNKEGKINPAILYAAQLCGVTKIYKTGGIQAIGAMTYGTASIDKVYKIFGPGNQFVTVAKQFASQQGVAIDMPAGPSELLVFADETANPSFVASDLLSQAEHGKDSQVILVTTSKNILNDVETEIYKQLEKLPRKEIAQVAISNSNLIFVDNDTLALDLINEYGPEHFIICAKNENYFVEKIENAGSVFIGNYTPESAGDYASGTNHTLPTNGYSKSYSGVNLDSFQKAMTFQKISKKGIQNIGKSIEIMAEAEGLQAHKNAVTLRLNELNKA; encoded by the coding sequence ATGAATAAAATATATAATCCACAACCCGAAAACTGGTCCGAAATTTTAAAACGACCAACACAAAGTTTCAATGATATTGAAGAAACTGTGAAAGGAATTTTTAAAGAAATTCAACAAAAAGGAGATCAAGCTGTAATAAAATACACTTCATTATTTGACGGAATTACATTAGATAATTTCACTGTGACTAATGAAGAAATTCAAACTGCAACTACTTTAGTTTCGGATGAATTAAAAGAAGCTATTGCAATTGCTAAAGACAATATTTTTAAGTTTCACAACGCACAACAGACTTCTAAGATTGAAATAGAAACTACAGAAGGAGTACAATGTTGGCAAGAAAAAAGACCTATTTCTAAGGTAGGTTTATACATACCTGGTGGTTCTGCACCATTATTTTCAACGGTTTTAATGTTAGCTATTCCAGCAAAAATAGCAGGTTGTAATGATATTATTTTATGCACACCTCCAAATAAAGAAGGTAAAATTAATCCTGCTATTTTATATGCTGCACAATTGTGTGGTGTGACTAAAATTTATAAAACTGGAGGTATTCAAGCCATTGGAGCTATGACTTATGGTACAGCATCGATTGATAAAGTCTATAAAATATTCGGACCGGGTAATCAATTTGTAACAGTTGCAAAACAATTTGCGTCTCAACAAGGAGTTGCAATCGATATGCCAGCTGGACCAAGTGAATTACTTGTTTTTGCAGACGAAACAGCTAATCCAAGCTTTGTGGCTTCCGATTTATTGAGTCAAGCTGAACATGGAAAAGACAGCCAAGTTATTTTAGTTACAACTTCAAAAAACATATTGAATGATGTTGAAACAGAAATTTATAAGCAATTAGAAAAGCTTCCTCGTAAAGAGATTGCACAAGTTGCGATTTCAAATTCTAATTTAATTTTTGTTGATAACGATACTTTAGCGCTAGATTTAATTAACGAATATGGGCCAGAACACTTCATTATTTGTGCTAAAAACGAGAACTATTTTGTAGAAAAAATAGAAAATGCGGGTTCTGTATTTATAGGGAATTATACACCTGAAAGTGCTGGAGATTACGCTTCTGGAACCAATCATACTTTACCAACTAATGGTTATTCTAAAAGTTATAGCGGTGTAAATTTAGATAGTTTTCAAAAAGCAATGACTTTCCAAAAAATTTCTAAAAAAGGAATTCAAAACATAGGTAAAAGTATCGAAATAATGGCAGAAGCAGAAGGTTTACAAGCACATAAAAATGCAGTAACATTGCGATTAAATGAATTAAATAAAGCATAA
- the hisH gene encoding imidazole glycerol phosphate synthase subunit HisH has product MKIAIIDYGAGNIQSILFAIKRIGFEAIVTNDWNTIKSADKVIFPGVGEASSAMEKLIESGIDVLIPTLKQPVLGICLGMQLMCNSSEEGNTKGLGIFDVDIIKFTTNVKVPQMGWNTIYNLESNLFNGIKENEYMYLVHSYYAPRCKNAIAYTNYDLKYASALQKDNFYGVQFHPEKSGIHGEQILKNFLELPTNS; this is encoded by the coding sequence ATGAAAATAGCCATAATAGATTACGGTGCAGGAAACATACAAAGCATACTCTTTGCTATAAAAAGAATTGGTTTTGAAGCAATAGTGACAAACGATTGGAACACCATTAAATCTGCAGATAAAGTTATATTTCCAGGAGTTGGAGAAGCGAGTAGTGCTATGGAAAAATTGATTGAATCAGGTATCGATGTATTAATACCAACCTTAAAACAACCTGTTTTAGGAATTTGTTTAGGAATGCAGTTAATGTGTAATTCATCTGAAGAAGGCAACACCAAAGGTTTAGGTATTTTTGATGTAGATATTATCAAATTCACAACGAATGTTAAAGTGCCACAAATGGGATGGAATACAATTTATAACTTAGAATCCAATCTTTTTAATGGAATAAAGGAAAATGAATATATGTACTTGGTACATAGTTATTATGCTCCAAGATGCAAAAACGCAATTGCTTATACTAATTATGATTTAAAGTATGCTTCAGCATTACAAAAAGATAATTTTTACGGTGTACAATTTCATCCGGAAAAAAGTGGAATTCACGGAGAACAAATTTTAAAGAACTTTTTAGAACTACCAACTAATAGCTAA